Genomic window (Helianthus annuus cultivar XRQ/B chromosome 3, HanXRQr2.0-SUNRISE, whole genome shotgun sequence):
CCACTCCACTGAGTATAAATACAAGAGTATGTTCGGATACATAAGTCCTGACAAGACAAAGCGTAGTCCGAATTTGTGACTTAACAAATTCGGACACTATACAAAACAAGCTAACAAATTCGGACCTTTACATCACACAATTTTGGACAATACTTCTTGTAACAAATTCGGACACTTAACAACAAATACAATCCGAATTTGTTATACAAGACAAAATACAAAAGACATAAACATTTCATCAATTACAATTTAGACCCTGAAGAGTCTTCATGAAGCAGAATCCAGCATTTATCATCAATAGGTGCACTTACATGCATCATCGGCGCCATCGCCGCCATATCCCCGGGGGACGACATCGGCCATCAAGTAAACCAATACAAACCATAGTGAAAAGATCTTTCTCAAAGAGTTACAAATTTTACAAGTGTTTATCGTATACAAATTTTTAGAAAGTACAACAAATGTCTCTCATATTCAAACAAATGTTACAACAAGTGTTTatcaaataaaatcagtagaaaataCAATAACTCTTCTATTAATAAGACTCTCCATCACATACTTCATTTTCCTACTCAGTGTCATAAACGGGATCGTCTTCAACATAATCAGTCTCGGCCTCAAACACTTTACGTTAGGGTTTTAGCGGCTAAAGGTCTTATGAATCGTTATTTCTTTAAAATAACCTCAACCGTCGGACCATTATAAGAAATGAATGGTTGGGAATAGCTTTGGGACACCGCGTTCCAAATCAACCCTCTTGCGGCGAAAAATAGTTTGGTTAAAATGTTATAACTTGATGACATGTGTGATAATACAATTTTTTTgcaattaaataattaaaaatgctATTTTTAGATTTAAAGAAATAACGATAGTAACtagttttctattttttttaaacatttaattTTATTTGGTTTTCAACTAATAAAGCCattgtatatttatatatatttttaacggcaaatttcttttgttcctgtcgtctgtgggacttgaacccaagaccttttCCTCCCAAGGTGTGTAAAGCCTTTGACTTTGCCAAtagaccaccaccccattggtggTATATTTATATAATCCATATAAATGTTAGTATCTAAAAAAATATGCTACCTTAGGCAATCCGTAGTcataaggctggagggtgtggggcGCCACCCTTCGCCACCTGGCCGCCTATAGCGCCCCCTCCAAATTCGACCACACCCCCGGCGCCATAGCCGGGGCGCCATTGATGCTCCGCCACCGCTATGGCGAGCGGCAACGCACAGGGACTGAGACAAATTGAATGTTTTGGACCGTTGAAACggtcaaaaatttaaaaaaaaaattactttttattttatttataaaatcacaCTATAAATATCAACTTCTACCTCTTTTTAAGTCATTCCTTTCACTCTCTACCTCCATTTTTATACAACtctcttctttttttttaaagttcCAACAATGTTTCCTAACAACCCAAACAACCCATGGGATCCGACCAATCCGTATTGGCAAACTTTGCAAAACAACGAGCAAGAGCACCGCTATCGCCGAGACCCGCGTACGGGGGAGGTTGGATATTATCCAATACCACCAACTTCTCCTCATCCCACCACTCAACCGATGCCTCCTCCATATTTCGGGTATTATTCTCAACCCCCTTTTTTTCTGCCAAACATGCCACCACCAAACATACCCGCCCAAGACACAAGCGAACCGGAATTTGTTCCCGAAACCCAAGTCGAATCCTCTTCTATCAAAAAAAGAAGCCATAAAAAGAAGGATGAGACCGAAAAACGTGCAACAAAGAAAGTAGAATTTTGTTCGCCTAAGGAAGAGTTCGAGTTGGCAAAAGCTTGGCTCGACGTGCCGGAGGACGAGATTGttggtaaataattttttttatgctTGTCTAAATACTATTTTTTATGCTTgtctaaataatattttttatgcttGTATAAATAATATCTTTTTAGGAGACGACCAAGACATAAAGGCATTTTGGGGTCGTATACGCGATAAGTTTTTCGCCGCAATGGGTCGTGGCGTGTATCGAACCCCCGACTCTTTTTCGGGAAAGTGGGGGGCTTTGAGGACGAAGGTTAGCAACTTCAACAACATATACAATAACCTCGTCAATATCACTCGAAGGAGAAGTGGTGCGAGCGACGTCGATATCATGACCGAAGCCCACACCGAGTATAGAATGCACCATGGGCATATGTTTAACCTGGTAACCACATGGGAGCTTCTTCGCAAATCTCCAAAGTGGCACCTTGTGCCACCGTTCGACCCAACCCGCCCTAGATCCAAACGGTCCAAATCGACATCCACCACCGAACCTTCTGGGTCAGATGTTCGTACAGTAATTAATCTCAACGAGGATGCTGACGAGTTTGAAGAACCCCAAGAGCTGCCTCGTCCAACTGGTAGGGATAAAAGTAAATCCAAGGCAAAGGCACGTGGAAAGTCTACTAAATCAGATGGCCCGTCAAAGATTACCGAGTTCCAGGCAGATCTGAAGCAAATAATCTCCATTAGGGAAAAAGAACAAGAAATGaaaatggagaaacaaattgcGAGAGACATGGACTTTCTCGCAAGGGATCTGTCACATGTCTCGGAGGAGGACCGAGTCATTTTGGAGGCTCGTAAGGCACAAATTCGGGCcaaatatatgtagttttttaAAGTATGTTGCCTTTTTTTTCTAGtatggtatgttttttttttctctagaatgtaatgttttttttttttgactttgtagttttttttaatgtaattatgtttttatttttaattttgtagttattaaaattgccatttaatttaaaaaaattaatatttaaataaataattacttAATCATTACACGGGGCTCCATCCACATCCTCCAAATTAAAGTGGAGAATGATAAAGCTCCTTTGCTGACATGGCGGTGACATGGATCCTACATGGCATGATAAAACCCCTTGGGGCTCCATCCACACCTCATAGCCTAAGGCTcctttgtgggcgttatgcgatATGTGGCACGCCATGTCATtacggggctttatggggcgttatgcaacttgaggccgtagtcataaagcccctttgtcatcattactcaattaattattttcatttttttaattaatttctaacttttttaaattaaaaccctttaatgttaaataaaaaacattaaataaaataaGTTTTCATAATTGCAGGGACCAAATATGtgtataaacaaaaaaaaatcaaaatcaaattgcctcctatcttcttcttcttcgataTTCCGATAGCTTTCCGGCCGATTTTCCGGCAGACTTGCAGGGACCAATTTGTCTTCTTCTCTGATTTGCAGGGACCAATTATGTATAAACccttcttccttcttccttctTCGATACCTGCAACAAAACAGAAACAGAGCATTAcaacatatgtatgtatatatgtttgtGAGTGAGGGGAAaaccagaaaataaaaaaaaaacaaataaaaattaaaacttCAAATCCACATAACGCTGCGAAATGCATAGCGCTCCCATGTTTCTTTCCTCCGATTACGCCTCCTGTCCTGGTGTTCCCGACACCATAGGGCGCCATGTTTGGCTTATACCGCCCCACAACAATGGGTCTTATATACCAATAGTGGATTTTGAAAATGTTGTTAGCGGGTGCAAAATATGCTAAATAAATTTCGATCAAATGAGCGTAAGGTCAAAATAAGTCGGTTCAAAGAATAcaacatatataaaataaaataacatgaAATGGTTGTGAATTTCATATAAGAGAAAAAAAGAGAATTACCTGTTTTTTTTAACCtcaaatttggatcactaacggattactAAAGTATTATTATGCTATCAGTGGAATAATGcgatcatatccatcttcacTAAGCAATAATGGcaatacaccaattcaggaggaaccCAATAAATAAATCTAGGCAAAACCCACTTGTGGGAATCCAACTCAGAACCTAATAGTCACTAAGCATCATCTCACTCCTAAAATGCCACTAGCTATAATACCATAGTAACATGAGGCGTAAATCAACTCCGACTAAACTTGCCCTATCACATATAACTACAAATAACCAACACAACCCATTTAGTAATTATTAGATTATGAAGAATTAATTATGGGAATACAAAATTAAATAACCCCATTGTGAAGAAGAAAATTCAGTTTCTCTCGAACAACTACATTGTAAAGAAGCAATTATGGAAATTTGTCTCACACTCTGACCCGTAACGGAATGATACGAGGCATGATTAATTGCTCAAAGCTTATAACTATTTAAAAGTTGAGGTATTTAAAGTATCAATATTAAATTGTCACACATAACATAAAATTCAAATATTAATAGCAATTACAAATTCAAATAACTAGAAGCAACATATCATAGACGGTTTATTACTAAAGCAGTCCTACATGTCTTCAACTCAAAATTCGCCGACCCTTGTGTACCTTTATCACGTGTAAAAGAGTTTTGGTCAATAAACATGTTGGTGAATAGATTCGGTTGTTACTTTAAAAcgtttttgttttattatttttttagaaaactttATAACATATGCATTATCAAATGTGAAACTAGGTCCTTCAATATAACAAGAATTCAACACATATCTCATAAGCAACACAAATATAACAACATTAGTAACCGTAGACACACAGAGATTCAAGTCCCGAAAGACGAATCTGCGAAACAATGATGGCGATGCCGAATTCAAGACATTGTCGTGGGGAACTGGTCAGCCAGGTGGATACACGCGAAACCTATGACACAAAGCGAGTAACACATAGATGCACGTATATAGAAACAATAGAAATTAGCACCAAGTGACACATAGGAACACATCGAATAACATGTTatcaatttaaataataaatttgaaATCAAGCACGAGATACACCCCAAAAAGAGCTAATGGCAAAAACGAGGAAAAATCGACTCTACTCACAATTTACGTTCCTGTTTAATCTTGCTTAAACAATGGATGGCTTGGGAAATCTTCGAAAGATAGAAATCACCCTAATAGACGAATAATAAAAATACTAAATgtcaaataacaaaaataaactaTAAAATAATTCCATGATTTGGGCTTtggtataaataattatttttttaaggACTTATTATAATCTAATGTATCCATaatgtaaggcctcctaatccaagatctcactcagctaaagcaaccaacaggtgtgcggaatccacctgatgatcaaccactgtagataaaacactagaatgcaaagatttgtgagagaaatcaagaatacacagagtattcttgatgaggaagatgaatgacgtcactcacacacagtagccgccagacaaaacacacacacaatgattagggttaggtgcacagaatttcacacagaatcgccgccttgtctattccacataaaggtatatatacaaggcataccccggactttcaagacaaactagaaagcccggacaaacaaACTACACAAAGCAAAACACTGACTTTTGTCctaaaaactcagacaaaagtctatcctaaaacttggacaaaatgtccaagGATAAAGCTAGGACTAAGTTTCAAtatatgtacaataaagaccctacaaaatgggagacatgcacttatcacctaaagtgcattaacaaactcccccttgatcagtgcatggtcttcattggtctTGAGATCTTCAACCTCTCTTCGAGTAGCTGCTTCCTGCccagaccttgttcttcacacagaactgAACCACCTTGATGAACTGATCAGCTAGAACACAATCTTCTTCATTGTATTTTAGAGGCAGGCGTCGAAGCTTCTTCAGATGTGCTTCTCTAAGGTTGATAAACCAAATCGGATCCAGAACTTTAGCAATCTCAACCGTCACTTTCTTTTCGGTAATCACAGCTTCTCCAGTCTTGCCATTGAGATACCAATAACCTATGTTATCAAATTTGTCGAGATCAAACTTACGCATAGGAATTTTACGGAGGCATCTCGCTGGAGGATAGACCATCTTCCATTCTTCTTTACCAGTGAACTTGTTTAAGTACTTAACTCCTCGACCAACTGCTGGCTTGAACATCTTCCATTTACTTTCTCGACTCTCAGCAACGAGATGAGGAATCAATCCTCTGATACTAGCAACATTTGTATGGTTGTTGAGATCGAGCTGAGCAATGTGATGGAGATCACGAGCTGGAAGAGTCTGAaggaacttggcccttggcctgAAGTAGTGTACCCCATCGGTCCTTTTGATCATTACCAGGCCGTGCTGCTCATCGAAATCCCAACTTCGAATCTGACCCGAGTACTCACCTTTTGTGGATAAATACCTCTTCCTTTGAGTTTCATCTGGAAGATTTCTAAACCATTTGTGAGCTGCCAAGCTAACTTCCTCGGGAATTCGTATAGGATTAAAGATTTCTTCGGGCATTTCACAGCCAAACACAAAGCCTCTGATAACATCACTGTTGACCGGTAAGGACTCGTACTCAATCCTCTTCCCTTTCGCAGTCTCAATAAAGTGAACTTACCAGCTAGGTCGTCATCGGTTCGCCAATCTTCAACCATTTCCTCAACCACTTCACCAGCTTCTAAAACCAAATCAGCAGCAGGATCTAACTCAGAATCAGATAGGGCACCTGTATCAGAATCTGCAGGGCCTTTATCTCCCCCTGCAGCTGCACCCGAGGACTCCCCCTCAACATGAGCCGAGGTTGCAGCTTCAGGAGCACGTGCGCTCCTTGACTGCTCCACCTTCTTCGCTGCGTTGGGATCCTTGTCCTTGTCAAGATCGTCTCTGATTTTCTTTAGTTCATCCATCTTGCATTTAGCCTGAACCTGAAAATCCGAAGCCGAAATCTCCCCCTGAGCAGCAAGGAGTGACACGAGATCTGTCACAACCCCGAGAAGCCGATCCGTAGTACTAACCAAAGTCTATTGTCGGGCAGACGTCGAGGCATCTTGTGATATGAACTTACCCAACTGAACACTCTGATCTTTGGTTAGACGAAAAAGCTGTGCCATCTGCTGGTCTCGAACTGCATCCCTTTTCTTCAAGAAAGCAATTTCTTTCTGCTGCCTAGAGATTTGATTCTTATGTTGAACCATAACCTTGGCTGCATCCTGAAATTTTCCACGAACGAATTCCTGAAAATTCTGCTCTTGACCTGAACTTGATGGTCTCGAAGCAGAAACTGTAGAAGATCTAGGAGCAGGAGGTCTTGAACTAGACGGTTGTGAACCGGATGGCGTAGGACCTGAAGATGGTGGCACTGGAGGACGCAGAGATCCTTTCTTCGATCGCACTGGCGGACTCGGACCGAAAGCAACCTTTGGACGTGCTTGTCGTGTCTTTGGCGCTTGCAAAGAAGAACTTCCTGATAAGGCAAACACATTACCCGTACCCATTTGAGAAGATAACGACCCAAATAGTGGTACCGTAGGAATCGGAGAAGACATCATCGGCGTTACTGGTTGAGGAGAAGTAACCATACTGGTAGCTTCCACAAAGGAAGTGAATGGAAGTGAGGAAGACAGTGACGGGAGAGCTACAGATAACTCCATATTTAGAAGACCTCTGGAGTCTGATGGAGTAGAGCTGGATGTAACCGTGACCGAAGCAACTATCGGACTCGAAGACTGGCACGCAGACAGTATCAGTATCAGGACGACGACggtcctcatcatcatcatcataaaaaGAGGACGAGCTAAACACAATTGAATCTAAATCATTCGCTCTGTCATTCCAACTAGCTAAGCGTATACTCCAGTCGGAAGAGGGACCGAAAGAAGCAACCTTCGCTCGAAATAACTCAAGCTTCTCTCTTTCATAGGGTGAAATACGATTTTGAAGATCATTCATAACCAACAAAAGGTATTCCTTTTCAGAGAGCATGTCATCCACAAAAACTTCTTCCATAGGACGCTTCCCTTTGTCGACTGTACGGGAGGACTGACCCGCATCTAAAGCTGCATCAAGCTCTAAAATCACCTCATCAGTTTCTACAGCAACTCCTGTTGCCGAAGACGTAGAAACTGGAGCTTGAACAGACACAGTTTCTTGAATAGAAGCAACAACAACTGGTTCAGAAATCACTGGTTCTTGAACGGGTTCAGGTTCCGGAAGATTAACTGGTGGTTGTTGAAGATCAACCTGAGGTTGAACAACCACGGGCTCGTGAGCATCTCCAACAAAGATTTGATCAACACCACTTCTAATGTTTAACCAATTCGGATCAATTTCTGGATTGTAGTTTCCTTGAAGAATAACACCACGCAAGGGAGTCGTAACAGGACGAGCATCAGTCCTTTTGGACTCGTTAACCCTGGCACAATCAGTGAAAATACGAATAGGCATGGGTGCTTGAGCGTAGGCAGGTAGAGTTCCTTCGAACGAAAGATTCGGCAACAAATGTCGAAAAATAAGACAAAGAAAACGAGGATACAGAATCATCAAACGCTTATCATTTGCCTTCAGACCAATCTGGTGTTTGAGAGCTTCGAGAATCATCAGTGAGAAATTGTACGGCTGGTtttaactgtcgcttatcagttctgtgtcaaccaaagcagaagtccaagttaaagtcaatgaTAATGAAGATTATCAATTGCTGAAGGCATTCCGGACGACTTTCTAGTGTTTCggattattttattgttttgtatcccggacaatgtgttttgtccgggtttagtccctagcctatacatgtgtgtgtattgtgtagattaaACAAAACCCTTGAGTGCTTGGTGCACCTCTCACAAGATCCGTTCCATTCTCCATCACTGTGtgtattctagagagagagggatactatgtgttagtgagagaaagctaggtttagatctttgtgatctaaaccagcttgtagatgatgtatactcctttggtttgtgtaatctgtgatgattgattcatcaataaagagttcatcttctacatatttctattttgttcatattttgtttcttcatttcttgaatcaagggcaatgtttgatgttcgtcatcgatcaaGGTGCCTTCAcagttgttaatgcactttaggtgataagtgcatgtctcccattttgtagggtctttattgtacatataTTGAAACTTAGTCCTAGCTTTATCcttggacattttgtccaagttttaggatagacttttgtctgagttttgtttaGGACAAAAGTCAGAGTTTTGCTTTGTGTGGTttgtttgtccgggctttctagtttgtcttgaaagtccggggtatgccttgtatatatacctttatgtggaatagacaaggcggcgattctgtgtgaaattctgtgcacctaaccctaatcattgtgtgtgtgttttgtctggcggctactgtgtgtgagtgacgtcattcatcttcctcatcaagaatactctgtgtattcttgatttctctcacaaatctttgcattctagtgtttcatctacagtggttgatcatcaggtggattccgcacacctgttggttgctttagctgagtgagatcttggattaggaggcctttcacagtggtatcagagcgtggTTACCAATTCagaatggtctaaccgccttctgaatcaccattgctcttgatttgatgtttgtttccgccaaacatcttgaagacGTGAAGATTTTGGTCCAGATATGAAGATATTCGAGAGCTGTGTTGGAGAGAACTGCTGGGTTTTTggagatctagggttttgatccaAAAAAGGTTTGTCTGAGTTTAAAATTCTGTGTTTGTGTTTCCGGGGTTTTTGGTGAACCAGTGTGaagtcacattggggagatagtCCGGAGATTGGTTACTGGATCCGAGTTTGAGAAACTTTTACTTGTTCTGAGTTTCAATTTCAACTCCTGTCCGAACTTTATATTTTCCTTGAGTTCGAGTTCTTATTAGTCCGAACTTTATATTTTCTTAGggagtccgaattttaacctTTTATTAGAGTCTGAGCTTTATATTTTTCTTAGAGTCCGAGTTTAAGTCTGACTATTGATCCGAGTTCCCTTCACATTTTGTGTCCGAGTTTCATTGTAAGGTGTCTGAGTTTTTAAAACTTCAtttttgtccgagttttaaaactTTATGAGTCTGAGTTTTAAAACTTCATTGTAGTCAGAGTTTTAAAACTTTGTGAGTCCGAGTTTTAAGACTTCATTGTAGTCCTAGTTTTAAAACTTGATTCAAGAAATGCATAAAGTCCGAGTTTTAAAGTTTCACCGAGTTTCTAAAACAACCAGCTCCGAGTCTCTGTCCGGGTTTTAAAACAACCAGCTCCGAGTTTTAAAATCCTCTCGGTCCGAGTTTGAAAACAACAGTAGCTCCAGTTCCGATCTGTTTCAGATTCCGAGTTTTACACCAGGTTTAAGTTTACAGCTGTTCTGAGTTTTGTGAATCCGAGTTTCAAAAGTTCATTGTAGTCCGAGATTCATAACATGTGATCCGAGTTTTACTGTTCAGCTCCAAGTTTTAACAGGTTTCGAGCTTTAAAGTCGGATTGAAACTGTTAGATTTGTTCCAAGTTGTTCCGAGTTTTAAGTTTTAATAAGTCTGTGTTATTAAAATTTGGTTCCGAGTTTTTTGTTCTGGTTTTCTTCAGAGTTTCCATTATTTCCTTGCTTGTTTCGAATTCCTTTGTACTCTAAGTACTGCTCAATGATTTGATCCTAGGTTTCAAGAGCTTTCGGGTTTTACGAGTTCCGAATTTTCTAgaattccgggttacctggggtaccggatttttagctaaatttagaagtttgtgttgttcggaagtttcgagttgtgcatgttccgagtttttctagttattccgggttacctggggtaccagATAACTAACTAAGAGTCAGAATTATGTGTAGTTTGGAAATTTGAAGTCGGTTTCGGATTATCAAAAAGTTTTATGGTACTTATGTTGTCCGGATCAAGTGAGGAGGTGAAGAGAATAAGACTTGTTTGGACTTTTGTATTGGttacaaagaaaaagggggagtaaaaattttgaaattcctATTTTCTTTGTAAACCAAAAGCTCGTGGTGCTACATCgaaacaagttcatgtttactatctttgagattaacttagtgttaatcttaccggtggcgaagtgtttataacatgaagcaagttagagctagtgtatgattgagttttatcaagtttgttcgaggttcaatcaagtgttgacgtgatgaagcaaattgttcgtttggcaagtagttgaaggtcatgcctttatcgtatgctggttagagtagagaagattagtctTCTTGGTACCTCTTCCAAGTTGGTGACTGATCGGATTCTCGAAATAGGGGTTCTTACATTGAGGGGGAGATCAGAGACGAAAGTCATTGGGAAATTGTTGGATTTGTGAAGATACGAGATTAGATCTTG
Coding sequences:
- the LOC110941168 gene encoding glutathione S-transferase T3-like, yielding MPPPNIPAQDTSEPEFVPETQVESSSIKKRSHKKKDETEKRATKKVEFCSPKEEFELAKAWLDVPEDEIVGDDQDIKAFWGRIRDKFFAAMGRGVYRTPDSFSGKWGALRTKVSNFNNIYNNLVNITRRRSGASDVDIMTEAHTEYRMHHGHMFNLVTTWELLRKSPKWHLVPPFDPTRPRSKRSKSTSTTEPSGSDVRTVINLNEDADEFEEPQELPRPTGRDKSKSKAKARGKSTKSDGPSKITEFQADLKQIISIREKEQEMKMEKQIARDMDFLARDLSHVSEEDRVILEARKAQIRAKYM